TCATAACCGGGGCTGGTATAACGCAGGAAATACCACGAAGAACACATGAAGGTATCCATGGTATCTGTTTCACGTTTAGCCTTACCCCCGCAGACCGGGCAGGTGGTATTTACAAAGCCTTCATTATATTTCAGGGGGGATTCGCCCCCGCTGCGGAACTCTACATCTTCCGGCAGAAGCACCGGCAGGTCTTTTTCAGGTACGGGTACAATGCCGCACTTTTCGCAGTAGATCATGGGTATGGGGGCGCCCCAGTAACGCTGGCGGGAAATAAGCCAGTCACGCAGTTTGTAGTTTACGGTTTTTTTGCCCCAGCCGTGTTCCGCCAGATAGTCACATACCTTTTCTTTGCCTTCGGTATTGGGCAGGCCGTTAAACGGGCCGGAATTCTGCATAACCCCTTCATTTATATAGGCGGCTTCAAGGGGCTGGCCGTCATAATCCGGCGGGGCAATTACAGTTATAACCGGCAAGTCGTATTTTTGGGCAAAGACAAAATCACGCTCGTCATGGGCGGGCACGCCCATAACCGCCCCGGTGCCGTAACTCTGGAGAACATAATCACCAATCCAGACGGGTACTTTATGGCCGTTTACCCGGTTGGTCACGTATGCACCGGTAAAAACGCCGTCTTTTTCCCTTTCGGTGGAAAGGCGCTCAATCTCAGTGCAGGCGCGGGATTTCTTTATATATTCATCCACCGCCGCTTTGTTTTCGGGGGTGGTAATCTTTTCAACCAGAGGGTGTTCGGGTGCCAGTACCATAAAGGTCACCCCGTAAATAGTGTCAGGGCGGGTGGTAAAGACCTTTATCTCCTGTTCGGGCGCAGCCGGGCAGTCCAGGGCAAAGGATACTTCCGCCCCGTAGCTTTTGCCTACCCAGTTTCTCTGCATGGCGGTTATTTTTTCCGGCCAGTCCAGGCCGTCATGGTCTTTCAGTTCATCAGCATAGTTGGTAATGCGGAAAAACCACTGTTCAAGGTCACGGCGGGTGGTGGGGGTTTCACATCTCCAGCAGGTGCCGTCTACCACCTGTTCGTTGGCCAGCACCGCCTGACAGCTGGGGCACCAGTTTACCGGGGCTTTGGCGCGGTAAGCCAGCCCGGCTTCATACAGCTTTAAGAAGAACCACTGAGTCCACTTGTAGTATTCGGGCAGGCAGGTTATAACCTCTCTGTCCCAGTCAAACATAGCGCCGATAGTTTTAAGCTGGCGGCGCATATTTTCCACATTATTCAGCGTCCAGATACGGGGGTGGATATGGTGCTTGATGGCGGCGTTTTCCGCCGGCAGGCCGAAAGAGTCAAAACCCACCGGGCGCATTACGTTAAAGCCGTTTAAGCGTTTGTATCTGGCAAAACAGTCCGCCGGGACTTCGGCATACCAGTGGCCTATATGGAGGTTGCCAGAAGTATAAGGGAACATGGTAAGGGAGTACCATTTGGGTTTGGGGCTGTCTTCACCGGCGTGGTAAAGGCGGTCTGCCGCCCATTTATCCTGCCACTTTTTTTCTGTTTCCTGCGGATTATATTTTTCGGCCATTTCTGTTTTCCTATCTGAGATATCAGATTATATTACCCCGTACTGCCGGTGCTTTCAAGTTTGGGGCGGCTTTTCGGGGCTATTTCTATATTGGGCAGGAATTGGGTAAAATGAAGCAGACCTGAAAATGTGCTATATATAAATAGAAAGGCTGGCCGTAAGTGGCCGGTGGTTTTTTAATGACAGTTAAAGAGATTGTGGTAATAGGTGCGGGGGCGGGAGGGCTTATGGCGGCAGGCCGGGCGGCTGAGTGCGGCGGTAAAGTAATCCTGCTGGAAAAGACCGAACAGCCGGGCAAGAAAATGCTTATTTCGGGGCAGGGCAGGTGCAATATTTCCAACAGCCGGGATATTGCCGAATTTATCACCGCTTTCGGCCCTAACGGGCGGTTTTTATACAGCGCCTTCAGCCGTTTTTTCCGGCAGGAGCTGGTGGATTTGCTGGCACGTTACGGGGTGGAAACCAAAACCGAACGTGGCGGGCGGCTTTTCCCTGTTTCGGACAAAGCTCATGACGTGGTGGCGGCCTTAACTGAATATGCCTCCGGCGCGGCCTTGGTAAGCGGGCAGAAGGTCAGCCAGATACTGGTAAGTGAGGGGCGGGTAGTGGGGGTCAAAACCGAAAAGGAGACCTTCAGGGCGGATGCGGCGGTGATTGCCACCGGGGGTGCGTCCTATCCCGGTACCGGCTCTTCGGGAGACGGTTTCCGTTTGGCGGAAGCGCTGGGGCATACTATTGTGAAACTCCGTCCGGCTCTGGTGCCTCTGGTGGTGAAAGAGATAGATTTGGCAAAGAGCATGCAGGGGGTGGCCCTGAAAAATATCCGCCTGACGGCCTACCGCTGTGAAGCGGATAAAATACCTGCGGATTTGACCCTGCAGGACTGGGGGCGGGGTATTGCGGGCAAAAAACCGCCCAAAGCGGTGATTGAAAGCCGCATGGGTGAGCTTATGATTACCCACTTCGGGCTGGGCGGGCCTTTGACCATGCTGATGGGTCTGCCGGTTGCCGAGGCACTGGAGCAAGGGGCGGTGAGTGTGGCCATAGATTTAAAACCGGCACTTTCGCTGGATAAACTGCGTCTTCGCCTCCAGCGGGACTTTGATACTTTCGGCAAACGCAGTTTTCAAAACCTGCTCTCAGAGCTTTTGCCCCAGAAGATGATAAGGCCGTTTGTAGACCTGACCGGCATAGACCCGTTCAAATGCG
This sequence is a window from Dehalococcoides mccartyi 195. Protein-coding genes within it:
- a CDS encoding NAD(P)/FAD-dependent oxidoreductase, encoding MTVKEIVVIGAGAGGLMAAGRAAECGGKVILLEKTEQPGKKMLISGQGRCNISNSRDIAEFITAFGPNGRFLYSAFSRFFRQELVDLLARYGVETKTERGGRLFPVSDKAHDVVAALTEYASGAALVSGQKVSQILVSEGRVVGVKTEKETFRADAAVIATGGASYPGTGSSGDGFRLAEALGHTIVKLRPALVPLVVKEIDLAKSMQGVALKNIRLTAYRCEADKIPADLTLQDWGRGIAGKKPPKAVIESRMGELMITHFGLGGPLTMLMGLPVAEALEQGAVSVAIDLKPALSLDKLRLRLQRDFDTFGKRSFQNLLSELLPQKMIRPFVDLTGIDPFKCGGQITAAEREVILANLKCLRFNITSTLPLSAAVVTAGGVDLKEINPRTMESKLVKGLYFCGEVMDIDADTGGYNLQAAFSTGYLAGESAAGA
- the leuS gene encoding leucine--tRNA ligase, producing MAEKYNPQETEKKWQDKWAADRLYHAGEDSPKPKWYSLTMFPYTSGNLHIGHWYAEVPADCFARYKRLNGFNVMRPVGFDSFGLPAENAAIKHHIHPRIWTLNNVENMRRQLKTIGAMFDWDREVITCLPEYYKWTQWFFLKLYEAGLAYRAKAPVNWCPSCQAVLANEQVVDGTCWRCETPTTRRDLEQWFFRITNYADELKDHDGLDWPEKITAMQRNWVGKSYGAEVSFALDCPAAPEQEIKVFTTRPDTIYGVTFMVLAPEHPLVEKITTPENKAAVDEYIKKSRACTEIERLSTEREKDGVFTGAYVTNRVNGHKVPVWIGDYVLQSYGTGAVMGVPAHDERDFVFAQKYDLPVITVIAPPDYDGQPLEAAYINEGVMQNSGPFNGLPNTEGKEKVCDYLAEHGWGKKTVNYKLRDWLISRQRYWGAPIPMIYCEKCGIVPVPEKDLPVLLPEDVEFRSGGESPLKYNEGFVNTTCPVCGGKAKRETDTMDTFMCSSWYFLRYTSPGYDKGPFDPEKLRYWMPVDLYTGGAEHAVMHLFYSRFFTKALRDMGIIDFGEPFKKLFNQGIIVSNHQKMSKSKGNVVTPDNLVAEVGTDAVRAYLMFVGPWDQGGEWNDSGLSGMSRWLNRVWNLFTEEYTPQTASAEAERELKRTLHQTIKKITMDIERLRFNTVVAALMELSNSLAKFKEAAAVSAESWQNSLKTFALMLAPVAPHIAEELWANLDMEYSIHNQSWPKWDEELAKDEVITLIIQVNGKLRERLEMPAGISEDEAKETALNSTRVKPHLQGKTPASVIYVPGKLVNIVVK